aCCCGGCACCGCCTCCTGCCCCACCCACGCAGACGTACACGTCAGGAAGAGCCATCGCGACGTGTGCAGGTGGTGATGGCCCCAacgccctccctctgcacgccttccttGCGTCCATCGACGATGAGTTGGTGCAGTAGCAACGGCACCCGCGCAGCCTGCTGCTTCCGGATAACCCccaaggaggagctggctgCGCACTTTACCGAGGCctgcgaggaggggggagggcggcacAGCCCGGCAACCTTGGCACCCTCACTGTCAGACGGGGACACCAAGAGCAGCTACGCCATCGCCTCCGGCAGCACCCAGACGCCCTTTTTCACCGCTGGGCTGCAGCAAGCAGCCGGTGCGCACGCCCCTGGACCTTGGCAACTGCTTTCTCACTCGTGACGTGCTCGGGAGCGCCGTCCcactgccgcggcgatgggcgtgcgccgaggcagcggcgaggagaTCCTCCAGCTCGAGTCTGCGCGACAACCCCGAGTATCAAAGCGGCGAAGTAGTGCGGAGGAGCTGATGTGCGTGACCGTTGTGCGAGTGAAATAGGCGTGTGCAACCGGTGCCTctgccacgcacgcacacacgtacaagcctccctccctcatgTGCGTCAGGTGGCGGCACCgtcgtccccccccccccacacacacacacgaccgGCTGTCCTTTTTACTGCCTTACATTGTGCTCAGTACCTGCTCCTCACACACGTGCGGCGTTCGTTAGgcgtccgctgctgctggtcgtAGTCGTGGCCATTGAAGAAAGGGAGATGGCGGGCGTCTGGGGTCGCACCTTCACCGAAGTCGTGTTGGGCTTCTGCCTTTTTTTACCTGTTCACCTTTGGCTCTCCGACGCGCACCACgaccatcgccgccacgctcATCATCCACCGTCCTCGCCGGTACTCCCCGCGCATGTCATTGGCCGTCCCGACGCAcaggcgcatgtgtgtgtgtgtgtgtgtcacgtGTCCACACGTTGCGAGCATCGGCGCCGCCAAAgctctcctgctgcagcgatgATGATGGAGACATatagagggagggatggcgcacgcacgcacgccctgTCTGCCTGCCCGCCTGCCTTGTCTTCTCCACGCCCTTTTCTCcttctgcctctccctcgtaCATTGTGacctgccgcctcctctctcaccaTATTGGATGCGagctgccctcctcctcagccccgctgtggcgtgtgcgtgcatgttgTTTAACCACTCACAACCGacctcgcccctccccctctgtctTCGCCGTCGCTATCACTGGCTGtctcgctgtcgctgccacAGAATTTTTCTtccctcgcccctccccctcccctcctctcccacgGCGCGGCAACGAGCTACGGAGGACGGTGACAGACAGCTCCAGCGCAAAGGCATGTGTGTACGGTCTCCTCAGCATGAAGCAGCTCAGCCCAGGCGCCACCCTCGGGGAGGTGCCAAACTTCCCGCAGGACTTGCAGCCGGACCAGTCGACGTACAAGGGCCGCTTccttcgctttctctccATGACGGACCCTCGCACCCTCCTCacgtcgccgacgcggctggcgctgagcgaggcgctgctcgagcgTGTCGACCGCCGTGAGGAGGGCTGGGCCACAGTGAAGGTGGCCGACTACCTTgacgcgcggcagcgggtgcAGTGCATCGTCCACCCCGAGTCGGGGAAGCCCATCCTTATGCCGTTCCGGTTCTCCATGTTCGTGCCGATGAACTTCATCAACCTATGTGGTATGCTGGCGCCATCGCAGCAGACCCCCGCGCGGGCCATGTTCTGGCAGTTCTCGAATCAGACGTACAACGTCGGCTTCAACTactgcaacggcagcggcaaggacgggctgccgctgcatgAGCTCGCCATAAGCTACGTCGTGGCCACATGCACCGCGTGTGGCACCTCGTACCAGCTCAGTAAGGTCGCCTCCGCTGTCTCGGCGTccacgtcgt
This genomic interval from Leishmania mexicana MHOM/GT/2001/U1103 complete genome, chromosome 5 contains the following:
- a CDS encoding sre-2/carboxylate carrier-like protein, with amino-acid sequence MKQLSPGATLGEVPNFPQDLQPDQSTYKGRFLRFLSMTDPRTLLTSPTRLALSEALLERVDRREEGWATVKVADYLDARQRVQCIVHPESGKPILMPFRFSMFVPMNFINLCGMLAPSQQTPARAMFWQFSNQTYNVGFNYCNGSGKDGLPLHELAISYVVATCTACGTSYQLSKVASAVSASTSSAALLLQLMIPYTAVACANIANLGVIRFRDVLRGIAVQDPETGKDLNDGKPSAMAGRLAVAQVALSRVMIPVPLMLLPPVFMNALFHPTKGVRFFAQRRVQLFLPVNVLTLVSVLCVALPMSIAVFPQKTVVPVSWLEASFQGQTNAAGHAITHVEFNKGL